TGTAAGATAGATAGAGGTTCCATCTAAATTAAAGGAATAGCCGGTGGGGATTACCAAGCCTACGACGGACTTAGAACAGCCTAAATCTTCAAGCTTGTGCATAATTCGCGGTAAAACGCTTTCAGAGGAGGAAGTACCAAGTACTATTAGTAGTTCGTCTTTAATATAAGTAATGAAATCTAAAATATTAAAGCCGATATATTTAGATATTGCCCCTAAAACTACAAAAATGAACAGTAAACAGGTTAAATAAAATGTGCCCATTAGTTCAGCTAAAGGACCTAATGATTTTAAACCATAATTACCAATGGTAAAAGCCATTGCCCCAAAAGCACCCAGTGGTGCAAAGCGCATAATAATATTGATTATTTTGAAAAATACCTGTGAGATGTCTTCAATAATAGTTAGCAATTTTTTGCCTTGAGGTCCTAGTGCCGATAAAGCAAAGCCAAATAATACTGAGAAAAATAATACTTGTAAGATATCGCCTTTGGCAAAAGCATCAACGACCGTAGAGGG
The DNA window shown above is from Negativicutes bacterium and carries:
- the dctA gene encoding C4-dicarboxylate transporter DctA yields the protein GSNMNVDVSSLDPASVANYTKAASSNHGFADFLLNIIPSTVVDAFAKGDILQVLFFSVLFGFALSALGPQGKKLLTIIEDISQVFFKIINIIMRFAPLGAFGAMAFTIGNYGLKSLGPLAELMGTFYLTCLLFIFVVLGAISKYIGFNILDFITYIKDELLIVLGTSSSESVLPRIMHKLEDLGCSKSVVGLVIPTGYSFNLDGTSIYLTMAALFVAQATNTDLTLLQQLTILAVLMLTSKGASGVTGSGFVTLAATLSVVPTIPVAGLALILGIDRFMSEARALTNLIGNGVATLAISKWENELNYDKLNAELNADEEDLATEKCDNN